One region of Wyeomyia smithii strain HCP4-BCI-WySm-NY-G18 chromosome 3, ASM2978416v1, whole genome shotgun sequence genomic DNA includes:
- the LOC129731906 gene encoding putative defense protein Hdd11-like: protein MAYRFVFVSLTLAALCAAPVLSFSAGAPTDACGDMIPQHHTDPQKSAAPYKINLAKKQIKSGEGVTVTVQGNSAKDTIKGLLCQARVGETPVGSFDVPPNNSFIQTIDCGKSKRSAVTHKKITTAPNSISFNWVAPRGLSENVRMTCTIALNGGVFWVKEQSTDLKVN, encoded by the exons ATGGCGTACCGATTCGTTTTCGTGTCACTGACCCTGGCTGCACTGTGCGCAGCTCCGGTTTTGTCCTTTTCGGCTGGAGCACCGACAGATGCCTGCGGGGACATGATCCCTCAGCATCATACCGACCCACAAAAATCGGCAGCACCGTACAAAATTAATTTGGCCAAAAAACAAATCAAGTCCGGCGAAGGAGTCACCGTTACTGTGCAGGGAAACAGCGCCAAGGACACAATCAAAGGACTACTCTGCCAGGCTCGCGTCGGCGAAACGCCAGTAGGATCATTCGATGTACCACCGAACAACAGCTTCATTCAAACCATTGACTGCGGTAAATCGAAACGG TCGGCTGTTACTCACAAGAAAATCACCACTGCCCCGAACAGCATCTCCTTCAACTGGGTCGCCCCACGAGGCCTGAGCGAGAATGTCCGGATGACTTGTACCATCGCCCTGAACGGTGGCGTTTTCTGGGTGAAAGAGCAGTCAACCGACCTTAAGGTCAACTAA
- the LOC129728060 gene encoding conserved oligomeric Golgi complex subunit 4 encodes MIKLDSLVEDCDISTQEGIDEVCRKITFKEREIDARLEDILSQQCQLEAKMRNIGLALGSLSFATDKSQNLSSMIGHTSQLAENVSAKVRRLDEARSRVSECQQRVHDLIDLQLCSQGVIAAIREEDFEKGAAHVNRFLSMDKNLLQKTADDVSGSITSVRKAVDTLEQAAEQIRQMVSQKFDEAVKKDDLASVERFFKIFPLLGMHDEGLDKFMNYICSKLQVKAQKELRSSMDIAKAEKRTTVAYSDTLTIMLENIARVVEVNQAIIENCYGAGRLIQVIAILQRECDEEVAKLILDFNKNRQIGRRVAQINDYIKNSGNTSTMGHYRKSSGGGSVDKLNAKDIDALIGEITIIHSRAELYVKFIKRRCAADLEKSAFQPEEKEAKLAKLNDLIKKSRLSTQMQEVLGTYLLFERYFMEESVLKAISLDSIEPGQHCSSMLDDVFFIIRKCIRRSNGTQSLDGVCAVINNAASCLEQDFTNALKSPLKAGYPTGYMDLAQSAFQSSIQQGRLQTSDVDQARTKFLTTLNNADMSTEFIETLWTMMADEVKLNFPSMTTREKEKLDSCLSLLKSVGDSLKALVDFGLQQLRASAIKPRLHPWVDQFIGHNHNLTEEELSTYEAGETFIQFLIVQVDNLLTMFKTSLTPRNYDALVSIVTTEITTRLERAIKKSTFNRLGGLVLDQEARALASFLTGATSWSVRDKLAKLLQMATILNLESVSELPEYWESASAAWRVTPNEVRTILALRIDFRMEDIKKLKL; translated from the exons ATGATTAAACTGGATTCACTGGTCGAGGACTGTGATATCAGTACCCAGGAGGGCATCGATGAAGTTTGTCGAAAAATAACGTTCAAAGAG AGGGAAATCGACGCCCGTCTCGAGGACATTCTATCACAGCAATGCCAACTGGAAGCGAAAATGCGCAACATTGGTCTGGCGCTGGGCAGCCTTTCCTTTGCGACAGACAAAAGCCAAAACCTGTCGTCGATGATTGGCCACACCTCGCAACTGGCGGAAAACGTGAGCGCAAAAGTGCGCCGACTGGATGAGGCTCGGAGTCGCGTATCCGAGTGCCAACAGCGGGTGCACGATTTGATTGATCTGCAGCTGTGCAGCCAGGGTGTAATCGCCGCAATCCGAGAGGAAGATTTCGAAAAAGGTGCCGCTCACGTTAACCGGTTCCTGTCAATGGATAAGAATTTGCTGCAAAAAACCGCCGACGATGTGTCAGGATCGATAACATCCGTACGAAAAGCGGTGGATACGCTGGAACAAGCGGCTGAACAGATTAGGCAAATGGTCAGTCAAAAGTTTGACGAAGCTGTAAAGAAGGACGATCTGGCGTCGGTAGAAcgtttcttcaaaatttttccgCTGCTGGGAATGCACGACGAGGGACTGGACAAGTTTATGAATTACATCTGCTCGAAGTTGCAGGTGAAGGCACAAAAAGAACTGCGCTCATCCATGGATATTGCCAAAGCGGAAAAGCGAACCACTGTCGCTTATTCGGACACGCTCACGATTATGCTGGAAAATATTGCGCGTGTGGTGGAAGTCAACCAGGCTATCATTGAGAATTGCTATGGAGCCGGGAGGTTGATCCAGGTCATAGCGATTCTTCAGCGGGAATGTGACGAGGAAGTTGCCAAGTTAATTTTGGACTTCAACAAAAACCGACAGATCGGTAGACGAGTTGCTCAAATAAACGATTATATAAAGAATTCTGGCAACACGTCGACGATGGGCCACTATCGAAAGTCCTCCGGTGGTGGATCGGTTGATAAGCTGAACGCGAAGGACATAGATGCATTGATTGGGGAAATCACTATTATTCATTCGAGGGCAGAGTTGTACGTGAAATTTATCAAACGACGATGCGCG GCTGACCTTGAAAAGAGTGCTTTTCAACCCGAAGAAAAAGAAGCGAAGCTGGCAAAATTGAACGATTTAATCAAGAAATCACGGTTGAGCACACAAATGCAAGAGGTCCTGGGAACGTATTTACTCTTCGAGCGTTACTTTATGGAGGAAAGTGTGCTGAAAGCGATATCTTTGGATAGCATCGAGCCCGGTCAGCATTGTTCCAGCATGTTAGATGATGTGTTTTTCATAATTCGAAAGTGCATTCGTCGCTCGAACGGAACTCAGTCGTTGGATGGAGTTTGCGCCGTTATCAACAATGCGGCCAGCTGTTTGGAGCAGGATTTTACCAACGCTCTGAAATCCCCTCTAAAAGCAGGTTATCCAACCGGTTACATGGATTTGGCCCAGTCTGCTTTTCAAAGTTCGATCCAACAGGGTCGGTTGCAAACTAGCGACGTTGATCAAGCGAGGACAAAGTTTCTGACGACGTTAAATAATGCCGATATGTCAACGGAATTCATTGAAACGCTGTGGACAATGATGGCAGACGaagtaaaattgaattttcctTCAATGACGACGCGAGAAAAAGAAAAGTTGGATAGTTGCCTTTCCCTGTTGAAATCGGTGGGTGATTCATTAAAAGCCCTCGTGGATTTCGGTCTACAGCAGCTGCGAGCTTCGGCTATCAAGCCCCGGCTGCACCCGTGGGTTGATCAGTTTATAGGTCATAATCACAACCTCACAGAAGAAGAGCTGTCAACTTACGAAGCCGGCGAGACTTTTATTCAGTTTTTAATTGTTCAAGTTGATAACCTTCTTACGATGTTCAAAACTTCGTTGACACCGAGAAACTACGATGCTTTGGTCAGTATTGTTACTACGGAAATTACGACCCGTTTAGAGCGGGCTATCAAGAAATCCACCTTCAATCGACTCGGAGGACTGGTACTGGATCAGGAAGCCCGAGCGCTGGCTTCGTTTCTAACGGGGGCTACTTCGTGGTCTGTGCGAGATAAGTTGGCAAAGTTGCTGCAGATGGCAACGATTCTAAACTTGGAGAGCGTTTCCGAGCTGCCCGAGTACTGGGAGTCGGCTTCAGCTGCATGGCGAGTGACACCCAATGAGGTGCGCACTATTCTCGCCTTAAG AATCGACTTCAGGATGGAAGAtataaaaaagttgaaactcTAG
- the LOC129728061 gene encoding uncharacterized protein LOC129728061, which translates to MLKLLLPLQRCSLAFLTGHTAFRTTTTQQRPITRVVRFLSSNSGNNIQDREDDLPISVVSVNDPFGVSSGTALWKREELLSRINELISCNRTELLRIYKLNRRILRAVPPKMITDNIQLLLNRGVADRMIVRYSKILSLYPDELTAKLDALSQFKSLKDINHVAAFLKIKQSVLQKVVDISLSESVEHGNRLYYLHAKTGVDVETIAHYLSSSIRVYKLALSKFQTNLAYCLEHLEPADVIRHLSILAYASSSIAERLQMLKSFSLQKVKPWMIRVPNLALEKTFDEVLDKGNEPAFKNPLSEVWFENHVKSKLMTMLNCSQEEAIKLYDDRKGSMFSFDNIEILLEKGVSRETILKNSFVLSVKKQELISKLKSLATLRGLRDINDVIPLCALKHVQILKIVHKIENERFPNNTNRIYYFADHTGIPASDVAQQFARRTFMFRVPKESLIENLELFTTHMNSEDVLADLWAFKYSPAVVADRISRAKEVRGKKLMPWMVRCPDIILEKSLQLTKENRALLGENGTILEYLGKRLGLSDEVTKSIIIKAPSVQNVRMTKVKMIIDYLLNELNYSSHDIALNPRILMHSLETTKKRMDQLRELGCRPRSLIVVCKSQRQYNKFVKDWLALKGQRQQSAEAN; encoded by the exons ATGTTGAAACTATTGCTGCCCCTGCAGCGGTGCAGTCTGGCATTTTTAACAGGCCACACTGCTTTCCGTACTACTACAACACAACAACGCCCAATAACGCGGGTTGTTCGGTTTCTCTCAAGCAACAGCGGAAACAACATTCAAGATAGAGAAGACGACCTTCCAATATCGGTCGTGTCCGTCAATGATCCATTCGGTGTGAGTAGCGGTACCGCTCTATGGAAAAGGGAAGAACTACTGAGTCGAATCAATGAATTAATCAGTTGCAATCGCACTGAACTGCTGCGTATTTACAAACTAAATCGTCGCATACTGCGAGCGGTACCACCGAAGATGATTACCGACAACATTCAACTATTGCTCAATCGTGGCGTCGCCGATCGAATGATAGTGCGTTATTCAAAGATTCTGTCGCTTTATCCAG ATGAACTTACCGCAAAACTAGATGCACTCAGCCAATTCAAAAGCCTCAAAGATATCAATCACGTGGCagcatttttgaaaatcaaacaAAGTGTTTTACAAAAGGTTGTGGATATTTCTCTGAGTGAGAGCGTGGAACACGGAAATCGCTTATACTATCTCCACGCTAAGACGGGGGTAGACGTAGAAACCATCGCACACTATCTGTCCTCCAGTATTCGGGTGTACAAATTGGCGCTTAGCAAATTTCAAACCAATCTAGCCTACTGCCTGGAACATCTGGAGCCAGCCGATGTAATCCGGCACCTGTCGATCCTAGCCTATGCCAGTTCTTCGATCGCTGAACGGCTGCAGATGTTGAAGTCTTTTTCTCTGCAAAAGGTCAAGCCATGGATGATTCGTGTTCCAAATTTGGCACTGGAAAAAACCTTCGACGAGGTACTGGACAAGGGGAACGAACCTGCATTCAAAAATCCTCTGTCGGAAGTATGGTTCGAAAATCACGTCAAAAGCAAACTTATGACCATGTTGAACTGCAGCCAAGAAGAAGCAATAAAGCTTTACGATGATAGAAAAGGATCCATGTTCTCTTTCGACAATATCGAAATACTGTTAGAAAAGGGTGTTAGcagagaaacaattttaaagaacTCTTTTGTGTTATCAGTTAAAAAGCAAGAATTGATTTCCAAGTTAAAGAGCCTAGCGACGCTGAGAGGACTACGGGATATTAATGACGTCATTCCGTTGTGTGCACTTAAGCAcgtacaaattttgaaaattgtccacaaaattgaaaatgagcgATTTCCAAACAATACCAATCGTATCTACTATTTCGCGGACCACACAGGAATTCCAGCATCAGATGTAGCCCAACAGTTCGCACGACGTACCTTCATGTTCCGAGTACCGAAGGAAAGCTTAATAGAAAATCTGGAACTATTTACAACACACATGAATAGCGAAGACGTGCTTGCCGATTTATGGGCTTTCAAATACTCGCCAGCAGTCGTAGCCGATAGAATTTCTCGCGCCAAAGAAGTCCGAGGTAAGAAACTAATGCCGTGGATGGTTCGCTGCCCAGATATAATCCTGGAGAAGTCTCTGCAACTAACTAAGGAAAATCGAGCGCTGCTCGGCGAGAACGGAACGATTCTGGAATACCTCGGAAAACGGTTAGGACTGAGTGACGAAGTGACAAAGTCCATAATTATAAAGGCACCATCGGTGCAGAATGTTCGCATGACTAAAGTTAAAATGATTATCGACTATTTGCTAAACGAACTAAACTATTCTTCGCACGATATTGCGTTGAATCCGCGAATTTTGATGCACAGTTTAGAGACCACAAAAAAGAGAATGGATCAACTACGAGAGCTTGGCTGCCGGCCTCGATCGCTGATTGTTGTTTGTAAGAGCCAGCGACAGTACAACAAATTTGTGAAAGATTGGCTAGCGTTGAAAGGACAGCGGCAGCAAAGTGCTGAAGCCAACTGA
- the LOC129728063 gene encoding ATP synthase mitochondrial F1 complex assembly factor 2, whose protein sequence is MLLNSCRLLVRVVNQVCAGSIRRYVAPPKRFYRQTGVVSSNGRYEIALDQRKLKTLKGAPFFVESEPLAIAIATEWDAQREVIDRSSMHLTALSSTVIDNPNNLQKPDIVNYLVNYLNTDALLFYTGEEKGLKNLQLAEWSPVIEWFNKRYEVELVATDGLEVPSFAPGTAMNISRYLSSYNVAALHGFMFAVDTIKSLILTCACVDRFLLPEKAVLLARLEEEYQLGHWGRVEWAHDVQQLDSQARLSAAILMVHLNSSNVTMKQKSP, encoded by the exons GCAGGTAGCATACGGAGATACG TTGCCCCACCTAAGCGATTCTATCGCCAAACCGGTGTTGTATCGAGCAATGGACGGTATGAAATTGCACTGGATCAGCGAAAGCTCAAAACACTGAAAGGAGCCCCGTTTTTCGTGGAAAGCGAACCGCTAGCTATTGCCATTGCGACCGAGTGGGACGCCCAGAGGGAGGTGATAGATCGATCCAGCATGCATTTG ACAGCCCTAAGCAGCACAGTGATCGACAACCCAAACAACCTGCAGAAGCCGGATATTGTGAACTATTTAGTCAATTATTTAAACACTGACGCTCTTTTGTTCTACACGGGG GAAGAAAAAGGCCTGAAAAACCTTCAACTCGCTGAGTGGAGTCCCGTGATAGAGTGGTTCAACAAGCGATACGAAGTAGAGCTGGTTGCCACTGATGGATTGGAGGTGCCCAGTTTTGCCCCTGGAACAGCAATGAACATCAGCCGTTATCTGTCATCCTACAATGTGGCCGCTCTGCATGGTTTCATGTTCGCCGTTGATACCATCAAATCGCTAATCTTGACTTGCGCATGCGTTGATCGATTCCTGCTTCCGGAGAAAGCTGTGCTGCTGGCCCGACTAGAGGAGGAATACCAACTGGGACACTGGGGACGTGTAGAATGGGCCCATGATGTGCAGCAGCTTGATTCGCAGGCTCGACTTTCCGCCGCTATTCTAATGGTGCATTTGAATTCCAGTAACGTTACGATGAAACAAAAGAGTCCCTAA